The Macaca thibetana thibetana isolate TM-01 chromosome 11, ASM2454274v1, whole genome shotgun sequence genome window below encodes:
- the TSPAN9 gene encoding tetraspanin-9 isoform X2, with amino-acid sequence MARGCLCCLKYMMFLFNLIFWLCGCGLLGVGIWLSVSQGNFATFSPSFPSLSAANLVIAIGTIVMVTGFLGCLGAIKENKCLLLSFFIVLLVILLAELILLILFFVYMDKVNENAKKDLKEGLLLYHTENNVGLKNAWNIIQAEMRCCGVTDYTDWYPVLGENTVPDRCCMENSQGCGRNATTPLWRTGCYEKVKMWFDDNKHVLGTVGMCILIMQILGMAFSMTLFQHIHRTGKKYDA; translated from the exons CTCTGTGGCTGTGGGCTGCTTGGAGTGGGCATCTGGCTCTCCGTGTCCCAAGGCAACTTTGCCACCTTCTCCCCCAGCTTCCCTTCGTTGTCTGCAGCCAACCTGGTCATCGCCATAGGCACCATTGTTATGGTGACGGGCTTCCTCGGCTGCCTGGGGGCCATCAAGGAGAACAAGTGCCTCCTGCTCAGC tttttcatcGTCCTGTTGGTCATCCTCCTAGCAGAGCTGATCTTACTCATCCTCTTCTTTGTCTACATGGACAAG GTGAACGAGAACGCCAAGAAGGACCTGAAGGAAGGACTGCTGCTGTACCACACGGAGAACAACGTGGGGCTGAAGAACGCCTGGAACATCATCCAGGCTGAG ATGCGATGCTGTGGCGTCACTGACTACACAGACTGGTACCCGGTGCTGGGGGAGAACACGGTTCCCGACCGCTGCTGCATGGAGAACTCCCAGGGCTGCGGGCGCAACGCCACCACGCCTTTGTGGAGAACG GGCTGCTATGAGAAGGTGAAGATGTGGTTCGATGACAATAAGCAcgtgctgggcacggtggggaTGTGCATCCTCATCATGCAG ATCCTGGGCATGGCCTTCTCCATGACCCTTTTCCAGCACATCCACCGGACTGGTAAGAAGTACGACGCATGA
- the LOC126930355 gene encoding LOW QUALITY PROTEIN: uncharacterized protein LOC126930355 (The sequence of the model RefSeq protein was modified relative to this genomic sequence to represent the inferred CDS: deleted 2 bases in 1 codon), translating to MQDLARLVSEDGSLGEKLSDKYLCSSDAAHFLPCFWKGKQSLAFAVLGQWQGIHGGGDPRSSPPALLGCGLPCWEGGNHIHLGPKIFAAFPGAMDSSSGLGGDPVVWDPKEKKYRKPKGGQTGSCYRSHGKKAAGVMHVQSWAWERNRLGSEAGSGVRLQQGAPPNCSWAGHRDQEDRTVGIIRTRVLRGWELRGGWSCELGKVKTASLRQGRWCRWNPGRPTFEQSCPSLVPWPGFVVRSFSHLLRNPQSADSGADTPWRRDSAHRCSSCTVGPGASCVSRCGWGGWVGLCLSMQFLIFVNINSKSRVRWETCNLPENLFCCWSASGVASGPRAFATVPPPAPTSSVCLQSLIYRSPRCLLYSLCAWLFCYLAESTLGGSPCARNGCSSKPLPLGGPHPAMPVKVAQPLFSFS from the exons ATGCAGGACCTTGCCAGGCTGGTGTCTGAGGACGGGAGCCTGGGAGAG AAACTGTCAGACAAATACCTCTGTAGTTCGGATGCTGCTCACTTTCTCCCTTGCTTCTGGAAGGGGAAGCAGTCCTTAGCTTTTGCTGTGCTGGGACAGTGGCAGGGGATCCACGGGGGCGGGGACCCACGGTCGTCCCCACCAGCCTTGCTCGGCTGTGGGTTGCCCTGCTGGGAAGGAGGGAATCACATCCACCTGGGTCCCAAGATCTTCGCCGCCTTCCCTGGGGCCATGGACAGCAGCAGTGGGTTGGGTGGCGATCCTGTCGTCTGGGATCCCAAGGAGAAGAAATACCGAAAACCCAAAGGAGGTCAGACTGGCTCTTGTTACCGGAGCCACGGGAAGAAAGCAGCCGGAGTCATGCATGTGCAGAGCTGGGCCTGGGAGAGAAACAGGCTGGGGAGTGAGGCGGGGAGCGGGGTTCGGCTGCAGCAGGGTGCCCCTCCAAACTGCAGCTGGGCTGGC CATCGGGACCAGGAGGATAGAACTGTTGGCATTATCAGGACTCGTGTTTTGCGGGGGTGGGAGTTGAGAGGAGGGTGGTCTTGTGAGTTGGGCAAGGTAAAGACCGCTTCGCTGAGGCAGGGGCGGTGGTGCCGATGGAATCCGGGGAGGCCCACATTTGAGCAAAGCTGCCCTTCCCTTGTCCCCTGGCCTGGCTTCGTGGTAAGGAGCTTCAGCCACCTCCTCAGGAACCCCCAGAGTGCAGATTCTGGAGCAGACACACCCTGGCGGAGAGAC TCGGCACACAGGTGCTCCAGTTGCACGGTGGGACCCGGGGCCTCGTGCGTTTCTCgctgtgggtggggtgggtgggttgGTTTGTGCCTATcaatgcaatttttaatttttgttaatatcAACAGCAAAAGCCGAGTGCGTTGGGAGACGTGCAACCTCCCTGAAAATCTTTTCTGTTGCTGGAGTGCTTCAGGGGTGGCCTCTGGCCCCAGAGCCTTTGCCACAGTGcccccaccagcccccacctcATCCGTCTGTTTGCAGAGCCTCATCTACAGGTCCCCACGCTGCCTTCTTTACTCGCTGTGCGCTTGGCTGTTTTGTTATTTGGCTGAGTCTACGTTGGGCGGAAGTCCCTGTGCGCGGAATGGGTGTTCCTCCAAGCCCCTTCCACTCGGAGGGCCACACCCGGCGATGCCAGTGAAGGTGGCACAGCCTCTCTTCAGTTTCTCTTGA